Proteins encoded within one genomic window of Hermetia illucens chromosome 2, iHerIll2.2.curated.20191125, whole genome shotgun sequence:
- the LOC119649936 gene encoding protein KRI1 homolog has translation MSKNLFDGSSDSETEITEFKTNREYAKSYNKFREKELLKRLKDRDKDISDSSSDDDSESSDEEVVINKKFDEEFFKTLASLKSKNPEIYDKNTKFFKDIGSDDDVGNKKEKKKKAMTIKDYERKVILEKGGKYEDDDDTDNDTKENARADSPSYADEQKKLRHEIKKALDSEEDEEEFGGIFRRREKTKEEKEKEEEEHAVWLAGKKEEISEDAAKTLNPLKQYWSNPTLPKQEQFLRDYILSNGYQNKDHDEIPTYDEIVGNFSEDEAELEKQAEFEEKYNFRFEEPDKEFIKRYPRTIESTVRRTDDKRKQKRVEVKERKLKEKEQKFKELEMLKEIKRKEILEKIEKLKEVTGNEELPFKEEELDEDFDPEAHDRRMQEIFNEEYYGEDEGEDKPDCPDIDELKVEDWDNFDPKHEDGENDDDYEPHCEDEDFNMDCDYNPETSKQALQDELIESTKGRRKRKRRNQFMEMIKKEKPVFNPEDEKSYAEYIDEYYKMDCEDIIGDIPCRFKYVETTPNDFGLTIEEILLAKNKELNQWVSLKKAIQIRPEHVEQRDRKLYKMKAKNEALKKKIFRSIYGPPSDEEEEEENAAANSSVEKKTAEGATSEENNAKKKKKKKKKQKTDSVEDANKDQVEKPTNNSQTDGLNGINGKLETNQNVEVNQVHETSSENINGSQADKKKKKKKKKKGQNETNDAEKGKVPERQETTNSKTNKNAGNKIHNAKNPFQNTRNPQKTRNPFQGSNKKNENNIYNKMSDERLKAYGINPRKYRKQMQFDSRNQAAKHNSKKKEKFKRKFSDKS, from the exons ATGAGTAAAAACCTATTTGACGGGAGTTCCGATTCTGAGACTGAGATCACTGAGTTTAAAACTAATCGCGAGTATGCCAAATCTTATAACAAATTCCGTGAAAAGGAACTACTGAAAAGAT TAAAAGACCGGGATAAGGATATTTCCGATTCATCAAGTGACGATGATTCTGAAAGCTCAGATGAGGAGGTTGTTATCAACAAGAAATTCGATGAGGAGTTCTTCAAAACATTGGCATCGTTGAAAAGTAAAAATCCGGAAATTTATGACAAAAACACGAAATTTTTCAAGGACATTGGGAGCGATGATGATGTTGgaaataaaaaggagaaaaagaagaaagcaatGACCATTAAGGACTATGAGAGAAAAGTTATATTGGAAAAAGGGGGGAAATAtgaggatgatgatg ATACTGACAATGACACGAAGGAAAACGCTCGTGCTGATTCTCCATCATATGCTGATGAACAGAAAAAACTTCGCCATGAGATAAAAAAAGCACTGGATTCAGAGGAAGATGAAGAAGAATTTGGCGGAATATTCCGAAGGCGAGAGAAAACAAAAGAAGAGAAG gaaaaggaggaggaagaaCACGCTGTATGGCTTGCAggtaagaaagaagaaataagcGAGGACGCCGCGAAAACATTGAATCCTTTGAAGCAATACTGGTCCAATCCCACTTTACCTAAACAGGAACAATTTCTTCGTGACTACATTCTTAGTAACGG ATATCAGAATAAAGATCATGACGAAATTCCCACATACGATGAAATCGTTGGAAATTTCTCCGAAGATGAAGCAGAACTGGAAAAGCAAgcagaatttgaagaaaaatataatttccgATTCGAAGAGCCAGACAAGGAGTTCATCAAACGCTATCCGCGAACCATAGAATCCACCGTTCGAAGAACGGATGATAAACGTAAGCAAAAACGTGTTGAAGTAAAAGAACGTAAACTTAaggaaaaagaacaaaaattcaAAGAGCTTGAAATGCTAAAAGAAATTAAACGGAAAGAGATcttagaaaaaattgaaaagttaaaAGAAGTAACGGGTAACGAAGAGTTACCCTTCAAAGAGGAAGAATTAGACGAAGATTTTGATCCTGAAGCACACGATCGGCGTAtgcaagaaattttcaatgaagaatactACGGTGAAGATGAAGGTGAAGACAAACCGGACTGTCCGGACATCGATGAATTGAAAGTGGAAGATTGGGATAATTTTGATCCAAAACACGAAGATGGTGAAAATGATGATGACTACGAGCCACACTGCGAGGATGAGGACTTCAATATGGATTGCGATTATAATCCTGAAACTTCTAAGCAAGCATTACAGGATGAACTGATCGAAAGTACAAAAGGCCGGCGAAAACGAAAACGGAGAAATCAATTTATGGAAATGATCAAGAAAGAGAAACCTGTCTTTAATCCCGAGGATGAAAAATCTTATGCGGAATATATAGACGAATATTATAAAATGGATTGCGAAGACATTATCGGCGATATTCCATGTCGTTTTAAATACGTGGAGACGACTCCCAACGATTTTGGTTTAACTATAGAAGAG attttgttAGCGAAAAACAAGGAACTCAATCAATGGgttagtttgaagaaagctATTCAGATACGACCAGAACACGTAGAACAGCGTGAtcgaaaattgtataaaatgaaagcaaaaaatGAAGCCTTGAAGAAAAAGATATTCCGCAGTATATACGGACCTCC CTCGgatgaagaagaggaagaagaaaatgcAGCAGCTAACAGCAGTGTAGAAAAGAAAACCGCTGAAGGCGCGACATCAGAAGAAAATAAtgcgaaaaagaagaaaaagaaaaagaagaagcaaaaaaCTGATTCAGTTGAAGATGCGAATAAGGATCAAGTGGAAAAACCAACAAATAACAGCCAGACCGATGGACTGAATGGAATCAACGGTAAACTTGAAACGAATCAAAACGTTGAAGTAAATCAAGTACACGAAACTAGCTCAGAAAATATAAATGGCTCGCAAGCTgataagaagaaaaagaaaaagaagaagaaaaaaggacaaaatgaaacaaatgaCGCAGAAAAAGGCAAAGTACCTGAACGACAAGAAACCACGAATagcaaaacaaataaaaatgccGGCAACAAAATCCACAATGCTAAGAATCCATTTCAAAATACCAGGAATCCCCAAAAGACCAGGAATCCCTtccaaggaagcaataaaaagaatgaaaacaatatttacaataaaatgTCGGACGAAAGACTCAAAGCTTATGGAATTAATCCAAGGAAATATCGGAAACAAATGCAATTCGATAGTAGAAATCAAGCAGCAAAACATAATtctaagaaaaaggagaaattcaaaagaaaatttagTGATAAAAGTTAG
- the LOC119647713 gene encoding rho GTPase-activating protein 68F, giving the protein METTVNRVQLPPKLPGPAINPIVELSDDQLTSLSDPVDHEPKLEFDDSEIVTKVTTETVYLETEEEFEVAAFEFGDGNVVPEDTYGDECFEELRESGEFTSIKTQFIEFLGTDRQGIHTFAIYACYLPANLKLFVEMSKRLMEPYVQNDYNIVYFHQGLKESNRPSIPFLWNSYKELDRSFRKNLQNLYVVHPTLFIRIVWRCFRPFISEKFKKKLSYLSNIGELRQILGLPLSKLPEAIRDVDESKNVERRPGQNDSAHESTLQKTTQFGVSLKFIIENNPCLNYIPPIVRKCVDSLSISGVIDTEGLFRRSGNYARINELKQKVNRGEDIDLKDIDVHVIAGLLKSFLRDLSEPLLTYDLYDEIINFLDWSKEERSRNVKQMLREKLPVENYEVFKYLVEFLVKVMECADLNKMTSSNLAIVFGPNLVWARDNQMSLEEVAPINAFIDFVLQNHKDIYLVDINKKDPID; this is encoded by the exons GACCGGCTATCAATCCCATTGTGGAATTGTCAGATGACCAACTAACCAGTTTATCAGACCCAGTGGATCACGAGCCCAAATTGGAATTCGATGACTCAGAAATTGTTACAAAAGTAACAACGGAGACGG TATATTTAGAAACAGAAGAGGAGTTTGAAGTGGCCGCATTTGAATTTGGAG ATGGAAACGTAGTACCTGAGGACACTTATGGTGACGAGTGCTTCGAAGAATTACGGGAG TCGGGGGAATTCACATCAATAAAAACACAATTTATAGAATTTTTAGGAACAGACAGACAAGGAATTCATACATTTGCAATCTATGCGTGCTACTTACCggcaaatttaaaattattcgTAGA AATGAGCAAACGGCTGATGGAACCATACGTTCAAAACGATTATAATATCGTGTACTTCCACCAAGGTCTCAAGGAGAGCAATCGACCGTCCATCCCATTTCTTTGGAATTCATATAAGGAATTGGATCGGAGTTTTCGTAAAAATCTCCAAAATCTATACGTTGTGCATCCAACCCTCTTCATTCGAATAGTCTGGCGATGTTTTCGTCCCTTCATAAGCGAAAAATTTAAGAAGAAATTGAGCTATTTGTCGAATATAGGTGAATTACGTCAAATCTTAGGATTGCCTTTATCGAAATTGCCTGAAGCGATTCGTGATGTAGACGAATCGAAAAACGTAGAACGTCGACCAGGACAAAACGATAGCGCACATGAGAGTACTTTACAAAAAACCACACAATTCGGTGTATCGCTGAAATTTATCATAGAAAATAATCCTTGCTTGAACTATATTCCACCAATTGTGAGAAAATGTGTGGATTCACTATCAATCAGTGGCGTTATAGATACCGAGGGTCTCTTCCGGAGATCCGGAAATTATGCTAGAATCAATGAGTTGAAACAAAAAGTGAATCGTGGCGAGGACATTGACTTGAAGGATATCGATGTGCATGTCATAGCTGGATTGTTGAAATCATTCTTAAGGGATTTGAGTGAGCCATTGTTGACTTATGATTTGTACGATGAAATAATCAATTTCTTAG ATTGGTCGAAAGAAGAGCGGTCACGGAATGTTAAACAGATGTTGCGTGAGAAATTGCCTGTAGAGAACTACGAAGTGTTCAAGTATTTAGTTGAATTCTTAGTGAAG GTAATGGAGTGTGCGGATCTTAACAAAATGACATCATCGAACTTAGCTATTGTCTTCGGTCCAAATTTAGTGTGGGCGCGAGATAATCAAATGTCACTGGAAGAAGTTGCGCCAATAAACgcattcatagatttcgtcctgcAGAACCACAAGGACATCTACTTAGTTGACATCAATAAAAAAGATCCAATTGATTAA